In Arsenicicoccus sp. oral taxon 190, the following are encoded in one genomic region:
- a CDS encoding CPBP family intramembrane glutamic endopeptidase, which translates to MTQTSRDISSLSATDRLARFLEWPTVRRGPYGWGRVLAGFALLVLGCGLVAVGAGTLLGIGASVEGEPTQPTSPARGVLQAGLPIALWGLVVVAVARMVFRMRVDDLFSHLPGIRWGLLVRAALVALVCPGILFTIMSVVKGRSAQLTTPALLGVLAAVIVIPLQSMAEELIFRGFSMQMVLGKLGTSTARYWVASLVFGILFASIHAASNLTVWLALMAFALLFSYLV; encoded by the coding sequence ATGACACAGACCAGCCGGGACATCTCGTCACTGTCCGCCACCGATCGCCTGGCGCGTTTCCTCGAGTGGCCGACGGTCCGTCGCGGCCCCTACGGCTGGGGCCGGGTGCTGGCCGGCTTCGCCCTGCTGGTCCTCGGCTGCGGTCTCGTGGCGGTCGGGGCCGGCACGCTCCTCGGGATCGGCGCGTCCGTCGAGGGCGAGCCGACGCAGCCGACGTCCCCCGCCCGCGGCGTACTCCAGGCCGGGCTCCCGATCGCGCTGTGGGGCCTGGTCGTCGTGGCCGTCGCCCGGATGGTCTTCAGGATGCGCGTGGATGACCTCTTCTCCCACCTGCCGGGCATCCGCTGGGGGCTGCTGGTGCGTGCCGCCCTGGTGGCGCTCGTGTGCCCCGGGATCCTCTTCACCATCATGAGCGTGGTCAAGGGACGCAGCGCGCAGCTGACCACGCCGGCCCTGCTGGGCGTCCTCGCGGCGGTGATCGTCATACCGCTGCAGTCCATGGCCGAGGAGCTCATCTTCCGTGGGTTCTCGATGCAGATGGTCCTCGGCAAGCTGGGGACCTCCACCGCCCGCTACTGGGTGGCCAGCCTGGTCTTCGGCATCCTCTTCGCGTCCATCCACGCCGCCTCCAACCTGACGGTGTGGCTGGCGCTCATGGCCTTCGCGCTGCTCTTCTCCTACCTCGTCTGA
- a CDS encoding dihydrofolate reductase family protein, giving the protein MGRLVYTSIGSLDGYVADTTGDFGWCAPDEEVHAYLNARERGAVTQLYGRRLYEVLRVWETYGTEPDAHPVEREYGELWRSQHKVVFSRTLDDVTTSRTTLARTFDPAQVRRLVDDTHGDVGIGGPELAAVALLAGIVDQVEYYASPVIVGGGTHWLPAGLRLGLRLVDAHRFSSGVVHLVYQVT; this is encoded by the coding sequence ATGGGACGGCTCGTCTACACCAGCATCGGTTCGCTGGACGGCTACGTCGCCGACACGACCGGCGACTTCGGCTGGTGCGCGCCCGACGAGGAGGTCCACGCCTACCTCAACGCTCGGGAGCGCGGCGCGGTCACCCAGCTCTACGGCCGGCGCCTCTACGAGGTCCTGCGGGTCTGGGAGACCTACGGCACCGAGCCCGACGCCCACCCCGTCGAGCGTGAGTATGGCGAGCTCTGGCGCAGCCAGCACAAGGTCGTCTTCTCCAGGACGCTGGACGACGTCACCACCTCCCGCACCACGCTGGCCCGGACCTTCGACCCGGCCCAGGTCCGGCGCCTGGTCGACGACACCCACGGCGACGTCGGCATCGGCGGGCCCGAGCTGGCTGCCGTGGCGCTGCTGGCCGGCATCGTGGACCAGGTCGAGTACTACGCCAGCCCGGTGATCGTCGGCGGCGGCACGCATTGGCTGCCGGCGGGGCTGCGGCTGGGGCTGCGTCTGGTCGACGCCCACCGGTTCTCGTCCGGCGTCGTGCACCTCGTCTACCAGGTGACCTGA
- a CDS encoding BTAD domain-containing putative transcriptional regulator, with protein sequence MLGPLGVELEDGIAVAPRGDRPRALLSVLCVRHGRPVTGDALLEQVWGERGAALTATAVHTVVARLRRGLGADLVRTSPLGYLVPPEVEVDADRFTELALQATEAVAGPGCERLCRDALALWRGRTAYDGVEAEVVLPERVRLDELRRLVRATLATCLLAREGGREARDAAAAEALLTARDLTSDNPLDERAAMIAMRAAHRLGRTGEALLVHEELRRALRTQLGVDPGTAVVDLHARILAQDSALDRPAALPLHPGRRLPVPATPTVGREEELATVLQLLDSGRRLVTITGPGGVGKSRLLADVGAALRPGAEVVHLTLAGYGGRTADDLATDLALAMGVPLGGEDAVTSLVRSLRSAQGIVLLDEAEWVVQPVAELTLAVLAGAPDVQVVVASRIPLQVVGERVLELEPLPTPPPDSPPEVLRASPAIRLLADRLDDRGVTSSSASRSSSLAELRVLAEVAARLDGLPLALELAAAAADITSPAQLVDLVRRPLDLTSTEHGRPDRQASLRRTLTWSVARLDPLERRVLGRLSVFAGPFTLVAARGVAGLDPSQVDAAVRRLATHHLLAVDRSAEVMTFRLLRTIRDLAREELVAPDELADARARHRSWFAGLWRDVPLCDALVEHLGRTHEDHHEALDDALAAGDDVAAADIVTALCRWWLFVEAPTQGLRWTATLLARPGLGHHQRARLQILRGAFAHRLVLAPQDYDALTLALADDPDWTCLLELLLTIDAYAAGDLPLADRHLARGLGTATDRAPHHLPELVATRAVLDAAAGRAEAAVASAHEAMARVGPTTSAVHHVTVVPKVALALLDADRPAEALDLLHRSVREAVARFGIQPTATVATNAGWAALALGRDEDATGWFRHAMVGPHAFVSAAALGECCVGMAAALARRRPAVAAELLGLGDQLLAQEGAVLPPSLAAHADRARAALDPSRPPSSWTPELAIARAVQLVDDLEAGGPLR encoded by the coding sequence GTGCTCGGCCCCCTCGGGGTCGAGCTCGAGGACGGCATCGCGGTCGCCCCGCGGGGGGACCGGCCGCGCGCGCTGCTGTCCGTCCTGTGCGTCCGCCACGGCCGACCGGTCACGGGGGACGCGCTGCTCGAGCAGGTCTGGGGCGAGCGTGGCGCCGCTCTGACGGCCACGGCCGTCCACACCGTCGTGGCTCGGCTGCGCCGCGGGCTCGGGGCCGACCTCGTCCGGACCTCGCCGCTCGGCTACCTCGTGCCGCCCGAGGTCGAGGTCGACGCGGACCGTTTCACCGAGCTGGCGCTTCAGGCCACCGAGGCGGTGGCCGGGCCGGGGTGCGAGCGGCTGTGCCGTGATGCCCTCGCCCTCTGGCGGGGGCGGACGGCATACGACGGGGTCGAGGCCGAGGTCGTGCTCCCCGAGCGCGTCCGGCTGGACGAGCTGCGGCGACTGGTGCGGGCCACCCTGGCCACCTGCCTCCTGGCCCGCGAGGGCGGCCGCGAGGCCCGCGACGCCGCCGCGGCCGAGGCCCTGCTGACGGCGCGGGATCTGACCAGCGACAACCCCCTGGACGAGCGGGCCGCCATGATCGCGATGCGAGCCGCTCATCGCCTGGGACGCACGGGAGAGGCCCTCCTCGTCCACGAGGAGCTGCGTCGGGCGTTGCGGACCCAGCTCGGGGTCGACCCCGGGACGGCCGTCGTCGACCTGCACGCCCGGATCCTCGCGCAGGACAGCGCCCTCGACCGTCCGGCTGCCCTGCCCCTGCACCCCGGTCGCCGGCTGCCCGTGCCGGCCACCCCGACCGTGGGCCGCGAGGAGGAGCTCGCCACCGTGCTCCAGCTCCTGGACAGCGGCAGGCGGCTCGTGACCATCACGGGCCCTGGTGGCGTCGGCAAGTCGCGCCTGCTGGCCGACGTGGGTGCCGCGCTGCGCCCGGGCGCGGAGGTCGTGCACCTGACCCTGGCCGGCTACGGCGGCCGCACCGCCGACGACCTGGCGACCGACCTGGCCCTCGCCATGGGCGTGCCGCTCGGCGGCGAGGACGCCGTGACCTCGCTCGTCCGGTCACTGCGGTCGGCGCAGGGGATCGTGCTCCTCGACGAGGCCGAGTGGGTGGTGCAGCCGGTCGCCGAGCTGACCCTCGCCGTCCTCGCGGGTGCGCCCGACGTGCAGGTCGTCGTCGCGTCCCGGATCCCGCTGCAGGTGGTGGGAGAGCGCGTCCTCGAGCTCGAACCCCTCCCGACCCCTCCCCCCGACAGCCCGCCGGAGGTGCTGCGCGCCTCCCCCGCGATCCGGCTGCTCGCCGACCGTCTCGACGACCGTGGCGTGACCAGCTCATCCGCTTCCCGGAGCAGCTCGCTCGCCGAGCTGCGGGTGCTCGCCGAGGTCGCCGCCCGGCTGGACGGCCTGCCTCTCGCGCTGGAGCTGGCCGCGGCCGCCGCGGACATCACGTCACCCGCGCAGCTGGTCGACCTCGTGCGCCGACCACTCGACCTGACGTCCACCGAGCACGGACGCCCGGACCGTCAGGCGTCGTTGCGCCGCACCCTCACCTGGAGCGTCGCGCGCCTCGATCCCCTCGAGCGCCGGGTCCTCGGGAGGCTGTCGGTCTTTGCCGGACCCTTCACCCTCGTGGCCGCCAGGGGGGTCGCCGGGCTCGACCCGTCCCAGGTCGACGCCGCCGTGCGACGGCTGGCCACCCACCACCTGCTCGCCGTCGACCGCAGCGCCGAGGTCATGACCTTCCGGTTGCTGCGGACCATCCGGGACCTCGCGCGCGAGGAGCTCGTCGCGCCCGACGAGCTCGCGGACGCCCGGGCGCGGCACCGCTCCTGGTTCGCCGGCCTCTGGCGGGACGTGCCCCTGTGCGACGCCCTCGTCGAGCACCTCGGGCGCACCCACGAGGACCACCACGAGGCCCTCGACGACGCGCTGGCCGCCGGCGACGACGTCGCGGCCGCGGACATCGTGACCGCGCTGTGCCGGTGGTGGCTCTTCGTCGAGGCCCCGACCCAGGGACTCCGGTGGACGGCAACGCTGCTCGCGCGCCCCGGCCTCGGGCACCACCAGCGCGCGCGGCTGCAGATCCTGCGCGGTGCCTTCGCCCACCGGCTCGTCCTCGCCCCCCAGGACTACGACGCGCTCACCCTCGCCCTCGCGGACGACCCCGACTGGACCTGCCTGCTCGAGCTCCTCCTCACGATCGATGCGTATGCCGCCGGCGACCTCCCCCTCGCCGACCGCCACCTCGCTCGCGGGCTCGGCACCGCCACCGACCGGGCACCCCACCACCTGCCCGAGCTCGTGGCGACGCGGGCCGTCCTGGACGCAGCGGCCGGTCGCGCCGAGGCCGCGGTCGCGAGCGCGCACGAGGCCATGGCCCGGGTCGGCCCCACCACGAGTGCCGTGCACCACGTCACCGTCGTGCCCAAGGTCGCCCTGGCGCTGCTCGACGCAGATCGCCCCGCGGAGGCCCTGGACCTGCTGCACCGGTCCGTGCGCGAGGCCGTAGCACGGTTCGGCATACAGCCGACGGCCACGGTCGCGACCAACGCGGGCTGGGCCGCTCTCGCGCTGGGCCGGGACGAGGACGCCACCGGGTGGTTCCGGCACGCGATGGTCGGGCCGCACGCGTTCGTGTCCGCCGCGGCGCTGGGCGAGTGCTGCGTGGGGATGGCGGCCGCTCTCGCACGGCGCCGGCCCGCCGTGGCCGCCGAGCTGCTGGGCCTCGGGGACCAGCTGCTCGCGCAGGAGGGCGCCGTCCTGCCGCCGTCCCTCGCGGCGCATGCCGACCGGGCCCGCGCGGCCCTGGACCCGTCTCGCCCGCCGTCGTCGTGGACCCCGGAGCTCGCGATCGCGCGTGCGGTGCAGCTCGTCGACGACCTCGAGGCCGGGGGCCCTCTGCGGTGA
- a CDS encoding GNAT family N-acetyltransferase: MTTTTEPAPTTLTTTGAGVPRAIHVRPLAAGDTATVHEVVGQLSPDSAYLRFHTGMRRLPEPVAVRWAQVSAQRQQAHVAVDGATGRAVGMAQWFRTAGTDEAEVAVMVADLWQGLGIGARLVAEAIRSARAAGVVELRADVLPEHRLMRGWLARLGACQDLSDPTVLRLWIASAGEVPASAPVVA, encoded by the coding sequence ATGACCACCACCACCGAACCCGCGCCCACCACGCTCACGACCACCGGCGCCGGGGTGCCCCGCGCCATCCACGTCCGACCCCTCGCCGCCGGCGACACCGCGACCGTGCACGAGGTGGTCGGGCAGCTGTCGCCGGACTCCGCCTACCTGCGCTTCCACACCGGGATGCGCCGGCTGCCCGAGCCGGTGGCCGTCCGGTGGGCCCAGGTGTCAGCGCAGCGGCAGCAGGCTCACGTGGCCGTGGACGGCGCGACGGGGCGTGCCGTCGGTATGGCGCAGTGGTTCCGCACCGCGGGGACCGACGAGGCCGAGGTCGCCGTCATGGTCGCGGACCTGTGGCAGGGACTTGGTATCGGGGCTCGACTGGTGGCGGAGGCGATCCGGTCGGCGCGCGCGGCTGGGGTGGTCGAGCTGCGGGCCGACGTGCTGCCCGAGCATCGGCTCATGCGCGGCTGGCTGGCGAGGCTGGGGGCCTGTCAGGACCTGTCCGACCCGACCGTGCTGCGCCTGTGGATCGCGTCGGCGGGGGAGGTGCCGGCGTCCGCACCTGTGGTTGCATGA
- a CDS encoding lipase family protein, producing the protein MTRPPSLDPFYAPVDGSPAPGEVVRIREVELATGVPARAWQVVHGSVGTGSRPTAVSGTVLVPTRSWRRPGERPVVSYGVGVHGLGRDCAPSYLLRTGHEPELPLIGLALGRGWTVAVTDGEGLGMAGPHTYGAGDPGGHAMLDVLRAGTYAVPGVSARAPMALWGYSEGGRCAAWAGEVHPGYAPELPLRGVAAGGVPADLRSLARALDAGPCSGLALAVLVGLAHAYDRPELWRILNARGRAAAARVVDLDVRRLLLEHRAPLRELTVRDLPWDAPDWACVLDGELLGRRAPVAPTLLYHSLQDEVVPRAVARELRRDYEGRGALVDWLDVDAVDHQRGAGAGAAQALAWLARRLVPRRTG; encoded by the coding sequence ATGACCCGCCCACCGTCGCTCGACCCCTTCTACGCCCCCGTGGACGGGTCCCCCGCGCCCGGTGAGGTCGTCCGGATCCGTGAGGTGGAGCTCGCCACCGGGGTCCCTGCCCGCGCGTGGCAGGTGGTGCACGGGTCGGTGGGGACCGGCAGCCGGCCCACGGCCGTCTCCGGCACGGTGCTGGTGCCGACCCGGTCCTGGCGGCGTCCGGGGGAGCGGCCGGTCGTCAGCTATGGCGTCGGGGTCCACGGTCTCGGCCGCGACTGCGCCCCGTCATACCTGCTGCGCACGGGTCACGAGCCCGAGCTGCCGCTGATCGGTCTGGCCCTGGGCCGCGGCTGGACCGTGGCGGTGACGGACGGCGAGGGGCTGGGCATGGCGGGACCGCACACCTACGGGGCCGGGGACCCCGGCGGTCACGCGATGCTCGACGTCCTGCGGGCCGGGACGTATGCCGTGCCGGGTGTGTCGGCCCGTGCGCCGATGGCCCTGTGGGGCTACTCCGAGGGCGGGCGCTGCGCGGCCTGGGCGGGCGAGGTCCACCCTGGCTACGCTCCCGAGCTGCCGCTGAGGGGTGTCGCAGCAGGGGGTGTGCCCGCCGACCTCCGGAGCCTCGCGAGAGCGCTCGACGCGGGCCCGTGCTCGGGTCTGGCGCTCGCCGTGCTCGTGGGCCTGGCGCACGCCTACGACCGGCCCGAGCTGTGGCGCATCCTCAACGCGCGCGGCCGCGCCGCCGCCGCACGCGTCGTCGACCTCGATGTCCGTCGGCTGCTGCTCGAGCACCGAGCTCCCTTGCGCGAGCTCACCGTCCGCGACCTGCCCTGGGACGCCCCGGACTGGGCGTGCGTGCTCGACGGGGAGCTCCTCGGCCGCCGCGCGCCGGTAGCGCCGACCTTGCTCTACCACTCCTTGCAGGACGAGGTGGTGCCGCGTGCGGTGGCCCGTGAGCTGCGTCGGGACTACGAGGGTCGGGGTGCGCTGGTCGACTGGCTCGACGTGGACGCCGTGGACCACCAGCGGGGCGCAGGCGCTGGAGCGGCCCAGGCCCTGGCGTGGCTGGCGAGGCGGCTGGTCCCCCGGCGGACCGGCTAG
- a CDS encoding molybdopterin-dependent oxidoreductase: protein MSLDHRATADRPGDRGPVAWGVGLASGAVTVGVAELLAGLLQRGGWSRGTPSPIDAVGGAFVDRTPPWLKDFAVSTFGTHDKAVLYAGIAVTLVVLACGLGVLALRTARGALVALALLVGVAMAAVLSRPHAAVTDLVPLLVGGLAGMWALSRWSSGGRQRVRACPTESPQVSRRVLLGSGVAAVLAGAAAVAVGRLAAGGARAGALARAAFVVPKVARPVVVPAGAELGIPGVTPFVVPDADFYRIDTALVVPQVDPATWSLRVTGLVDREITLDWSTLLAKPMQESMITLMCVSNEVGGTLNGNAVWTGWPVRELLREAGVREGADMVLSTSVDGFTAGTPLEALTDDRDSLLVVAQNGHALLPEHGFPVRLVVPGLYGYVSATKWVTELKVTTFAADQGYWTPRGWSALGPVKTQSRIDVPRDGATVAAGTVAVAGVAWAQHRGITGVQVQVDGGPWVDARLGADATSDAWRQWVYEWPATAGRHTIAIRAVDATGEPQTAESAPPAPNGASGHHTISVTVS, encoded by the coding sequence GTGAGCCTGGACCACCGTGCGACAGCGGACCGGCCGGGCGACCGAGGCCCGGTCGCCTGGGGGGTCGGGCTGGCCTCGGGGGCGGTGACCGTCGGCGTCGCCGAGCTGCTGGCCGGCCTCCTCCAGCGTGGCGGCTGGTCCCGGGGCACGCCCTCCCCGATCGACGCGGTCGGGGGCGCCTTCGTCGACCGCACTCCGCCGTGGCTCAAGGACTTTGCCGTCTCGACCTTCGGCACCCACGACAAGGCGGTGCTGTATGCCGGGATCGCCGTCACCCTCGTGGTGCTCGCCTGCGGGCTCGGGGTCCTGGCCCTCCGCACGGCCCGGGGTGCCCTGGTGGCGCTCGCGCTGCTCGTCGGGGTCGCGATGGCGGCGGTGCTGTCCCGCCCGCACGCCGCCGTCACCGACCTGGTCCCGCTGCTGGTCGGGGGCCTGGCCGGGATGTGGGCGCTGTCGCGCTGGTCGTCCGGCGGTCGGCAGCGGGTGCGCGCGTGCCCGACCGAGTCGCCTCAGGTGTCGCGCCGGGTCCTGCTGGGGTCCGGCGTCGCCGCCGTCCTGGCAGGTGCGGCGGCCGTGGCGGTCGGTCGCCTCGCGGCGGGTGGCGCACGAGCCGGGGCGCTCGCGCGGGCGGCGTTCGTCGTGCCGAAGGTTGCCAGGCCCGTGGTCGTGCCCGCGGGGGCCGAGCTGGGCATCCCCGGGGTAACTCCGTTCGTCGTCCCCGACGCCGACTTCTACCGGATCGACACGGCGCTGGTCGTGCCGCAGGTCGATCCCGCCACCTGGTCCCTCCGCGTGACCGGTCTCGTCGACCGCGAGATCACCCTCGACTGGTCGACCCTGCTGGCCAAGCCCATGCAGGAGTCGATGATCACGCTGATGTGCGTCTCCAACGAGGTGGGCGGCACGCTCAACGGCAACGCCGTCTGGACCGGCTGGCCGGTGCGAGAGCTGTTGCGCGAGGCCGGGGTCCGCGAGGGGGCGGACATGGTGCTGTCAACCAGCGTCGACGGCTTCACCGCCGGCACGCCGCTGGAGGCCCTGACCGACGACCGGGACTCGCTGCTCGTGGTCGCGCAGAACGGCCACGCCCTGCTGCCCGAGCACGGCTTCCCCGTGCGCCTGGTCGTGCCTGGCCTCTACGGCTACGTCAGCGCTACGAAGTGGGTGACCGAGCTCAAGGTCACGACCTTCGCGGCGGACCAGGGCTACTGGACACCGCGCGGCTGGTCGGCGCTCGGTCCGGTCAAGACCCAGTCCCGCATCGACGTCCCCCGCGACGGGGCGACCGTGGCCGCCGGCACCGTCGCCGTGGCGGGCGTCGCGTGGGCGCAGCACCGCGGGATCACGGGCGTGCAGGTGCAGGTCGACGGCGGCCCCTGGGTCGACGCCCGGCTCGGCGCGGACGCCACGTCCGACGCCTGGCGCCAGTGGGTCTACGAATGGCCGGCCACGGCGGGGCGACACACGATCGCCATACGGGCCGTGGACGCGACCGGGGAGCCGCAGACCGCCGAGTCCGCGCCACCGGCACCCAACGGCGCGAGCGGCCACCACACCATCTCGGTCACCGTCTCCTGA
- a CDS encoding 4-hydroxybenzoate 3-monooxygenase has translation MTTVTATPVAIVGAGPAGLMLSHRLAQRGIDSVAIDTRTRREIETTHRAGILEADSAQMLLDGVSDRILRDGYEHEGVELRLHGQGHRIDFRELVGASVWLYPQTDVFIDLADARERDGGTVHFGVTDVAVSGIESDSPVVGFTDADGQRHELRAQVVVGSDGSRSQCRKLVPEARRRIYGKEYPFAWFGILCEAPMSAPELIYAQSSRGFALISQRTESLQRMYLQCDPDEDVDAWSEDQIWSELQARVAGDGFELRTGPIVERARLNFRSFVQEPMSHGRLVLAGDAAHTVPPTGAKGLNLALADVKVLAEVLEQAFGTGDLAVLDTYGPRALARVWRAQNFSYWMTQMLHTPPGADAFDVRRQMGELETVTSTVQGRAYVAECYTGWPSHPVAG, from the coding sequence ATGACCACGGTCACCGCCACCCCCGTCGCGATCGTCGGCGCCGGCCCGGCCGGCCTGATGCTGTCGCACCGGCTCGCGCAGCGGGGCATCGACTCCGTCGCGATCGACACGCGGACCCGCCGGGAGATCGAGACCACCCACCGGGCCGGGATCCTCGAAGCCGACAGCGCCCAGATGCTGCTCGACGGGGTGTCCGACCGGATCCTGCGCGACGGCTACGAGCACGAGGGGGTCGAGCTGCGGCTGCACGGCCAGGGCCACCGCATCGACTTCCGGGAGCTGGTGGGAGCCTCGGTGTGGCTCTACCCCCAGACCGACGTCTTCATCGACCTGGCCGACGCGCGCGAGCGCGACGGGGGGACCGTCCACTTCGGCGTCACCGACGTGGCGGTGTCCGGCATCGAGTCCGACTCTCCCGTCGTGGGATTCACCGACGCCGACGGCCAGCGCCACGAGCTGCGCGCCCAGGTGGTCGTGGGCTCGGACGGCTCCCGCAGCCAGTGCCGCAAGCTCGTCCCGGAGGCGCGCCGCCGGATCTACGGCAAGGAGTATCCCTTCGCGTGGTTCGGGATCCTGTGCGAGGCGCCGATGAGCGCGCCGGAGCTGATCTATGCGCAGTCCTCGCGAGGCTTCGCCCTGATCAGCCAGCGCACCGAGTCGCTGCAGCGGATGTACCTCCAGTGCGACCCCGACGAGGACGTCGACGCGTGGAGCGAGGACCAGATCTGGAGCGAGCTGCAGGCCCGCGTCGCGGGCGACGGCTTCGAGCTCCGGACCGGGCCCATCGTCGAGCGGGCCCGGCTCAACTTCCGCTCCTTCGTGCAGGAGCCGATGAGCCACGGTCGACTCGTGCTCGCCGGCGATGCGGCGCACACCGTGCCCCCGACCGGCGCCAAGGGGCTCAACCTGGCGCTCGCGGACGTCAAGGTCCTCGCCGAGGTGCTCGAGCAGGCCTTCGGGACGGGCGATCTCGCGGTGCTGGACACCTATGGCCCGCGCGCGCTGGCCCGGGTGTGGCGAGCGCAGAACTTCTCCTACTGGATGACCCAGATGCTGCACACCCCGCCGGGCGCGGACGCCTTCGACGTGCGGCGGCAGATGGGCGAGCTGGAGACCGTGACCTCGACGGTGCAGGGCCGGGCCTACGTGGCGGAGTGCTACACCGGCTGGCCCAGCCACCCGGTCGCCGGGTGA
- a CDS encoding acyl-CoA dehydrogenase family protein — protein sequence MFSLDDDHRELQAVAREVARDLVAPHAARVDAEGVFPRESVAGLVRAGLHAVGLPEAYGGQGADLLGAAVVAEEIARVCTTTQQVVGGNELFAWPLLLGGSEELRRRYLPRIASGEWLGAFALSEPEAGSDVAAMTTRARRDGDHYVLKGTKRWITNAGEAAVYVVFAVTDPDAGARGISAFVLEATDDGIELGGLERKMGLKGSPTREVGLRDVRIPADRLVGEEGQGLRLALGTLDRTRCIVAAQAVGLAQGALDVAVDHARQRRQFGQRIGDFQGLAFLLADMEVKVRAARLLTYAAAEEAERGGPDLSAAGAAAKCFASDTAMAVTIDAVQVLGGAGYTADLPVERMMRDAKITQIYEGTNQIQRVVIARALLRDR from the coding sequence GTGTTCAGCCTGGACGATGACCATCGAGAGCTGCAGGCCGTGGCCCGCGAGGTGGCCCGCGACCTGGTCGCGCCGCACGCCGCGCGGGTCGACGCCGAGGGCGTCTTCCCCCGGGAGTCGGTGGCCGGGCTGGTGCGCGCCGGCCTGCACGCGGTCGGCCTGCCCGAGGCGTATGGCGGGCAGGGTGCCGACCTCCTCGGCGCCGCCGTCGTGGCCGAGGAGATCGCGCGCGTGTGCACGACCACCCAGCAGGTCGTGGGGGGCAACGAGCTCTTTGCGTGGCCGCTGCTGCTCGGCGGGTCCGAGGAGCTCAGGCGGCGCTACCTGCCGCGGATCGCTTCCGGGGAGTGGCTCGGCGCGTTCGCGCTGTCGGAGCCGGAGGCCGGCAGCGACGTGGCGGCGATGACGACCCGTGCCCGCCGCGACGGGGACCACTACGTGCTCAAGGGGACCAAGCGCTGGATCACCAACGCCGGGGAGGCCGCGGTCTACGTCGTCTTCGCGGTCACGGACCCCGACGCCGGGGCTCGCGGCATCTCGGCCTTCGTGCTCGAGGCCACCGACGACGGCATCGAGCTCGGCGGCCTCGAGCGCAAGATGGGGCTCAAAGGGTCCCCGACCCGCGAGGTCGGGCTGCGGGACGTCCGCATCCCCGCCGACCGGCTCGTGGGTGAGGAGGGGCAGGGGCTGCGGCTGGCGCTCGGGACCCTGGACCGGACCCGCTGCATCGTGGCGGCGCAGGCGGTCGGGCTGGCCCAGGGGGCGCTCGACGTCGCCGTCGACCACGCCCGGCAGCGACGGCAGTTCGGGCAGCGGATCGGGGACTTCCAGGGGTTGGCCTTCCTGCTCGCCGACATGGAGGTCAAGGTCCGGGCCGCGCGGCTGCTGACCTACGCGGCCGCGGAGGAGGCCGAGCGCGGCGGGCCGGACCTGAGCGCGGCGGGGGCTGCCGCCAAGTGCTTCGCGTCGGACACCGCGATGGCCGTCACGATCGACGCGGTGCAGGTGCTCGGAGGCGCTGGCTACACCGCGGACCTGCCCGTCGAGCGGATGATGCGCGACGCCAAGATCACCCAGATCTACGAGGGCACCAACCAGATCCAGCGGGTGGTCATCGCCCGGGCGCTGCTGCGCGACCGGTGA
- a CDS encoding amidohydrolase family protein — MTELTIDLDAITAIDVHVHVESDGHGCLSLDQELMDASAAHFRSSDNRTPTVEFLADRYREHAMAAVVFTVDATTNLGHPGISSVEVCDRAARHPDVLVPFGSVDPLQGAAAVDLARRLVREHGARGFKFHPSLQGFSPDDQAFYPLWEAIEELGVPALFHTGQNGIGAGLPGGRGIKLRYSNPILLDDVAADFPALQVILAHPSVPWQAEAISMATHKANVHIDLSGWSPRYFPPELVRAAGGMLRHKVLFGSDYPLISPERWIADVQQLDLRPEVLPGILKDNAARLLGLG, encoded by the coding sequence ATGACTGAGCTCACGATCGACCTGGACGCCATCACCGCCATCGACGTGCACGTCCACGTCGAGTCCGACGGGCACGGGTGCCTGTCCCTGGACCAGGAGCTGATGGACGCCTCCGCGGCCCACTTCCGCTCGTCGGACAACCGGACCCCCACCGTGGAGTTCCTGGCCGACCGCTACCGCGAGCACGCCATGGCCGCAGTGGTCTTCACGGTCGACGCGACGACCAACCTGGGCCACCCGGGGATCTCGAGCGTGGAGGTCTGTGACCGGGCGGCGCGCCACCCCGACGTGCTGGTCCCCTTCGGCTCGGTGGACCCGCTGCAGGGCGCCGCCGCGGTCGACCTGGCCCGGCGGCTGGTGCGCGAGCACGGGGCCCGCGGCTTCAAGTTCCACCCCTCGCTGCAGGGCTTCTCCCCCGACGACCAGGCCTTCTACCCCTTGTGGGAGGCGATCGAGGAGCTCGGCGTGCCCGCGCTCTTCCACACCGGGCAGAACGGCATCGGCGCCGGCCTGCCCGGCGGGCGCGGCATCAAGCTGCGCTACTCCAACCCCATCCTGCTCGACGACGTGGCCGCGGACTTCCCTGCGCTGCAGGTGATCCTGGCGCACCCGTCGGTGCCCTGGCAGGCCGAGGCCATCTCGATGGCCACGCACAAGGCCAACGTCCACATCGACCTGTCGGGGTGGTCTCCGCGCTACTTCCCGCCCGAGCTCGTCAGGGCGGCGGGCGGGATGCTGCGCCACAAGGTGCTCTTCGGCAGCGACTACCCGCTCATCTCGCCGGAGCGATGGATCGCGGACGTCCAGCAGCTCGACCTCAGGCCAGAGGTGCTGCCGGGCATCCTCAAGGACAACGCCGCCCGCCTGCTCGGCCTGGGCTGA